From the Exiguobacterium aurantiacum genome, one window contains:
- the ruvA gene encoding Holliday junction branch migration protein RuvA — MIEFVKGSVAYVCAEYITLDVSGVGYKVHVPNPFFYREQDEHVIVFTHHYVREDQQTLYGFRSRRERELFNKLLGVNGIGPKGALAIVASGDMDALIDAIETENEKYLMKFPGVGKKTAKQMALDLKGKLSELAPDYVPNTGLFAQGASELDEACEALVALGYSEREITRVRKELNSEILTTDAYIKRALQLLLK; from the coding sequence GTGATTGAATTCGTAAAAGGCTCCGTCGCCTATGTGTGCGCGGAATATATAACGTTGGATGTTTCGGGCGTCGGCTACAAAGTACATGTGCCTAACCCGTTTTTTTATCGTGAACAAGACGAACATGTAATCGTGTTTACGCATCATTACGTGCGTGAAGACCAACAGACGCTGTATGGTTTCCGCTCACGCCGGGAACGCGAACTGTTCAATAAACTGCTCGGCGTCAACGGGATCGGACCGAAAGGCGCACTCGCCATCGTCGCCTCGGGAGATATGGACGCGCTCATCGACGCGATCGAGACCGAGAACGAGAAGTATTTGATGAAATTCCCGGGTGTCGGCAAGAAGACGGCCAAACAAATGGCGCTCGACTTGAAAGGCAAGCTGTCCGAGCTCGCCCCGGATTACGTTCCGAACACGGGACTGTTCGCCCAAGGCGCGTCCGAACTCGACGAGGCGTGCGAGGCGCTCGTCGCACTCGGCTACTCGGAGCGTGAGATCACCCGTGTCCGCAAAGAACTGAACTCAGAAATATTGACGACAGACGCTTACATAAAGCGCGCGCTGCAATTGCTATTGAAATAA
- the nadA gene encoding quinolinate synthase NadA: protein MQLLGTMPTQYANLTIEQMEQRIEAIKARLGSRLFLPAHHYQKDEVVQFADATGDSLQLARLAEQMSEAEFIVFCGVHFMAETADMLTRDDQIVILPDMRAGCSMADMADIDQTEIAWEELTDTFGDGIIPITYVNSTAAIKAFVGKNGGATVTSSNAHDIVRWALEAGERILFLPDQHLGRNTAFDLGVPLEAMAVWDPLRERLVYEGDIEDVRVILWKGHCSVHEKFNVAQIEALRKADPERRIIVHPECTFDVVQAADEGGSTSYIIDQIEASPPGTKWAVGTEMNLVNRLAATHPEQDIISLNPYMCPCLTMNRIDLPHLLWALESLETDPVNIICVDEETTKWATLALERMLAH from the coding sequence ATGCAGTTACTCGGAACGATGCCAACACAATACGCTAACTTGACGATTGAACAGATGGAACAACGGATCGAAGCCATCAAGGCACGGCTCGGAAGCCGACTGTTTTTACCAGCCCACCATTACCAAAAGGACGAGGTCGTCCAATTCGCGGATGCGACCGGAGATTCGCTCCAGCTCGCACGGCTCGCCGAACAGATGAGTGAGGCGGAGTTCATCGTCTTCTGCGGCGTTCACTTCATGGCCGAGACGGCCGACATGCTGACGCGTGACGACCAAATCGTCATTTTGCCGGACATGCGAGCCGGATGCTCGATGGCGGACATGGCCGATATCGATCAAACGGAGATCGCGTGGGAAGAACTGACCGATACGTTCGGTGACGGCATCATCCCGATTACGTACGTCAACTCGACGGCGGCCATCAAGGCGTTCGTCGGCAAGAACGGGGGCGCGACGGTCACGTCGTCGAACGCCCATGACATCGTCCGTTGGGCGCTCGAGGCGGGCGAACGGATCCTATTCTTACCGGACCAGCATCTCGGGCGCAACACGGCGTTTGATTTAGGGGTGCCCCTCGAGGCGATGGCCGTTTGGGACCCGCTCCGGGAACGACTCGTCTATGAAGGTGACATCGAGGACGTCCGCGTGATTCTGTGGAAAGGGCACTGCTCGGTCCACGAGAAGTTCAACGTCGCCCAAATCGAGGCGTTACGCAAAGCTGACCCGGAGCGACGCATCATCGTCCATCCGGAGTGCACGTTCGATGTCGTGCAGGCGGCGGACGAGGGCGGGTCTACGTCATACATCATCGACCAGATTGAGGCGAGTCCGCCGGGGACGAAGTGGGCCGTCGGCACCGAGATGAATTTGGTCAATCGGCTCGCGGCGACGCACCCCGAGCAGGACATCATTTCGCTCAACCCATATATGTGTCCGTGCTTGACGATGAACCGCATCGATTTGCCGCATCTGCTTTGGGCGCTCGAGTCGCTCGAGACGGATCCCGTCAATATTATTTGCGTCGACGAAGAGACGACAAAATGGGCGACACTCGCCCTTGAGCGGATGCTCGCACACTGA
- the nadC gene encoding carboxylating nicotinate-nucleotide diphosphorylase, with the protein MNKIALREQLTAFLNEDIGFGDASSVLIDHRETSLATVSAKVDGVFCGMDVVLEMAQMQRLVVESCQPDGAVVSAGDTLFILRGKTRTLLETERVLLNLVQHLSGIATMTRRCVERLDDPTIAVTDTRKTTPGLRMLEKHAVRSGGGKNHRLRLDDAIMIKDNHITALGGITNAVARARMLAGHTTPVEVEVETLEQLHEAIAANADIIMLDNRTPEELKAWRALVPPHIKTEASGGITVETIAAYRDTGVDVISIGQLTHSVTALDCSLNLVGGIKHAVTRNDANTIR; encoded by the coding sequence ATGAACAAGATCGCTTTGCGCGAACAGCTGACGGCATTTCTAAATGAGGACATCGGGTTCGGGGACGCCTCGAGTGTGTTGATTGACCACCGCGAGACGTCGCTCGCAACGGTCAGCGCGAAAGTGGACGGCGTCTTCTGCGGCATGGATGTCGTCCTCGAGATGGCCCAGATGCAACGGCTCGTCGTCGAGTCATGTCAACCGGACGGCGCGGTCGTCTCGGCAGGTGACACCCTCTTTATTTTGCGCGGCAAGACGCGGACGCTACTCGAGACGGAACGGGTGCTGTTGAACCTTGTCCAACATTTGAGCGGGATCGCGACGATGACCCGGCGCTGCGTCGAACGCCTCGACGACCCGACGATCGCCGTCACGGACACACGGAAGACGACACCCGGGCTTCGTATGCTCGAGAAGCACGCCGTCCGTTCGGGTGGGGGAAAGAACCATCGGCTCCGGCTCGATGATGCCATCATGATCAAAGACAATCACATCACGGCACTCGGCGGCATCACGAATGCGGTCGCCCGGGCCCGGATGCTGGCGGGCCATACGACGCCTGTCGAAGTCGAGGTCGAGACGCTCGAACAGTTACACGAGGCGATCGCGGCGAACGCTGACATCATCATGCTCGACAACCGGACGCCGGAAGAGTTGAAGGCGTGGCGCGCGCTCGTCCCACCACATATTAAAACGGAGGCGTCGGGCGGCATCACCGTCGAGACGATCGCGGCGTATCGCGATACGGGCGTCGACGTCATCTCAATCGGGCAGTTGACCCATTCGGTGACGGCGCTCGATTGTAGTCTAAACCTAGTAGGGGGAATCAAACATGCAGTTACTCGGAACGATGCCAACACAATACGCTAA
- a CDS encoding L-aspartate oxidase → MSLQFEKVDVLIVGAGLAAVTVALHLPHTLNVLLVSKHEVTSANSDLAQGGIASSYLESSSVDHERDTLVASKLAAMPDRVYTLVEEGRSAIRDLERFGVVFDRDETGYAVGREGAHGMNRIFHVGGDETGRHVMATLRRQLPDNVTVMEHVLIDSLLKSDGRVSGATGYNGETRLHVQAGAVVLATGGIGGLIDWTSNCRSVTGDGLVLAHEVGAVLTNLSRIQFHPTLLAVESPHLVTEALRGAGATLVDASGRHVMAYHPLGSLAPRDEVARTLTRHDGVVYLDTSRVERIAERFPKLVATCDAHGIDVCQIPVRPGLHFHMGGVDVDADGRTAVAGLYAVGEVADSGVHGKNRLASNSLLECWVFGKRVAATVTVEEKPLTVNETTVYEVSLDLFSRYRQQIGEWLTISPQIGEIASFLENTQQLVQTKHMSRQLSEQTLSLKAARLLARAMIETEDGYEQDRFARTADGISK, encoded by the coding sequence ATGTCTTTACAGTTTGAAAAGGTCGATGTGTTGATTGTCGGGGCCGGCTTGGCCGCGGTGACGGTCGCGCTCCATCTGCCTCACACGTTGAACGTCCTACTCGTCTCCAAGCATGAAGTGACGAGTGCGAACTCGGACCTGGCCCAAGGCGGGATCGCGAGCTCGTATTTGGAATCGTCGAGCGTCGACCATGAGCGGGATACGCTCGTCGCCTCGAAACTCGCAGCCATGCCCGACCGTGTCTATACACTCGTCGAAGAAGGACGGAGCGCGATTCGCGACTTGGAGCGTTTCGGGGTCGTCTTCGACCGCGACGAGACAGGATACGCCGTCGGTCGTGAAGGGGCGCATGGCATGAATCGAATCTTTCATGTCGGTGGCGATGAGACAGGTCGTCACGTGATGGCGACACTGCGACGTCAACTTCCAGATAACGTGACCGTCATGGAGCACGTGTTGATTGATTCACTGTTGAAGTCGGACGGCCGCGTGAGCGGGGCGACCGGTTACAACGGTGAGACGCGTCTGCACGTCCAGGCCGGTGCCGTCGTCTTGGCGACCGGGGGGATCGGTGGGCTCATCGATTGGACGTCGAACTGTCGCTCGGTCACAGGCGACGGGCTTGTGTTGGCGCACGAGGTCGGGGCTGTGCTCACGAACTTGTCCCGTATCCAATTCCATCCGACGTTACTCGCGGTCGAGTCGCCCCACCTCGTGACGGAGGCGCTACGCGGAGCAGGGGCGACACTCGTCGACGCGTCAGGACGTCACGTAATGGCCTACCACCCGCTCGGGAGTCTCGCCCCTAGGGATGAGGTCGCCCGGACGCTCACACGCCATGACGGCGTCGTGTACTTGGATACGAGCCGCGTCGAGCGAATTGCTGAACGGTTTCCGAAACTGGTGGCGACATGCGACGCGCACGGAATTGACGTCTGCCAAATCCCAGTCCGGCCCGGGCTGCATTTTCACATGGGTGGTGTCGATGTCGATGCCGACGGTCGCACGGCCGTCGCTGGATTGTATGCGGTTGGTGAGGTTGCCGATTCGGGCGTCCATGGGAAAAATCGACTGGCGTCAAACTCGTTACTTGAATGCTGGGTTTTCGGGAAGCGGGTGGCGGCAACGGTGACGGTGGAGGAGAAGCCGCTCACGGTGAACGAGACGACCGTATATGAGGTTTCGCTTGATCTGTTCAGCCGCTATCGGCAACAGATTGGGGAATGGTTGACAATCTCGCCTCAGATTGGCGAAATCGCAAGTTTCTTAGAAAATACCCAACAACTGGTACAGACGAAACACATGTCAAGACAATTAAGTGAACAGACGTTGAGTCTGAAAGCGGCACGCCTATTGGCCCGTGCCATGATAGAGACGGAGGATGGTTATGAACAAGATCGCTTTGCGCGAACAGCTGACGGCATTTCTAAATGA
- a CDS encoding cysteine desulfurase family protein — translation MNRYFDYAATHPMTKSALDHYVAMARNVYGNPSSLHTHGYMAEDYLTESRRLLKQALGLDMLRGKLLFTGSGSESNYIALTSLRKRMKGSEVITSWQEHDSVALLLDEWEAEGVTVHRLKLKDGRFDHETFTHLLDRDIGLVTFQHVNSDTGWTLPLHNILCQLKYKKVLFHVDGVQALGKIPVSVDGIDAYSFSAHKVGGPKGVGGLYMERLLPPPYYPGHHQYGIRPGTIDVPGICAFVKAFTDRHEARTRHERNFLAFRAILKEKTSSYVDWLEFDQQSPAIFSFVSNQRDGQWWMTELDGFGFQVSAGSACRAGQNGPNRMLESLGYETSACHGLVRISFGEDTTIEDTLALAEAIVTLARRVGSYEQTLSR, via the coding sequence ATGAACCGTTACTTTGATTATGCGGCGACGCACCCGATGACAAAATCCGCACTCGACCATTACGTGGCGATGGCGCGAAACGTATACGGTAACCCGTCTTCCCTTCATACGCACGGCTACATGGCCGAAGATTACTTGACCGAGTCCCGTCGTCTGTTGAAGCAGGCGCTCGGACTCGACATGCTCCGCGGCAAACTGCTCTTCACCGGGAGCGGCTCCGAGAGCAACTATATCGCCCTCACGAGTCTCCGCAAACGCATGAAAGGCAGTGAAGTCATCACGTCGTGGCAAGAGCACGACTCGGTCGCGCTTCTGCTTGACGAGTGGGAGGCCGAAGGGGTCACCGTCCACCGTTTGAAACTGAAGGACGGTCGCTTCGACCACGAGACGTTCACGCATCTGCTCGACCGGGATATCGGGCTCGTGACGTTCCAACACGTCAACTCCGACACCGGCTGGACGCTCCCGCTCCACAATATCCTCTGCCAATTGAAATATAAGAAAGTGTTGTTCCACGTCGACGGCGTCCAGGCGCTCGGCAAAATCCCCGTCTCGGTCGATGGGATCGATGCCTACTCGTTCAGCGCCCATAAGGTCGGCGGGCCAAAAGGCGTCGGCGGCCTCTATATGGAACGGCTATTGCCCCCGCCCTATTATCCGGGACACCACCAGTACGGCATCCGCCCCGGCACGATTGACGTCCCCGGCATCTGCGCGTTCGTCAAAGCGTTCACCGACCGGCATGAGGCGCGGACACGTCATGAAAGAAATTTCTTGGCGTTTCGTGCTATCTTGAAAGAGAAGACATCGTCATACGTGGATTGGCTCGAGTTCGACCAACAGAGTCCCGCCATCTTTTCGTTCGTCTCGAATCAGCGGGACGGGCAGTGGTGGATGACCGAACTCGACGGGTTCGGCTTCCAAGTGTCGGCAGGCTCGGCCTGTCGGGCCGGCCAGAACGGACCGAACCGGATGCTCGAATCGCTCGGCTATGAAACGAGCGCCTGCCACGGCCTCGTCCGCATTTCCTTCGGCGAAGATACGACCATCGAAGACACGTTGGCACTCGCCGAAGCCATCGTCACTTTAGCAAGGAGAGTAGGATCCTATGAACAAACGCTTAGCCGGTGA
- a CDS encoding transcription repressor NadR, whose product MNKRLAGEERRRTLLEMIEQSTEPITGSELARRVAVSRQVVVQDLSLLKAKGHQIVATARGYVYLPGEASPSAYTRKIVCRHEAEDMEAEMNAIVDEGVTIRDVIIDHPVYGSLTGQLMVKSRRDVRAFLERVEANQAAPLSHLTGGLHIHTLEADSEDAIDAAVSELERLGVLVSELD is encoded by the coding sequence ATGAACAAACGCTTAGCCGGTGAAGAACGCCGGCGTACGTTACTAGAAATGATTGAACAGAGCACCGAGCCGATTACCGGCTCCGAGCTCGCCCGCCGCGTCGCCGTCAGTCGACAAGTCGTCGTCCAAGACTTGTCGCTCTTGAAGGCGAAGGGTCATCAAATCGTCGCGACCGCCCGTGGGTACGTCTATCTACCGGGCGAGGCGTCCCCGTCCGCCTACACGCGTAAAATCGTCTGTCGCCACGAGGCCGAGGACATGGAGGCGGAGATGAACGCCATCGTTGACGAAGGCGTCACGATTCGCGACGTCATCATCGACCATCCTGTCTACGGTTCATTGACCGGGCAATTAATGGTGAAGAGCCGCCGCGACGTCCGTGCTTTCCTCGAGCGGGTCGAGGCGAACCAAGCCGCCCCGTTGTCGCATTTGACGGGCGGTTTGCATATCCACACGCTCGAGGCCGATAGCGAAGATGCCATCGATGCCGCCGTCTCGGAACTAGAGCGGCTCGGCGTCCTCGTCTCCGAGCTCGACTAA
- a CDS encoding DedA family protein → MWHFLEQLLLGCGVFSVPLGIFIQFIPNELVLAYGGHLIGSLDTSFLFVFLLAWSAFVLSQVILYWIGRYGGRPVALRLYKSFRISEAQQRRAEVWFETYGAWIVCLSVIWRQLFAVSAGVMRLSFRKFLTVTVVIFAVWSFVFVKLGMMLGSNWRHIGEVTHGFMPYVGIGIGLFFLVRYVRANPRLFKKSA, encoded by the coding sequence ATGTGGCACTTCCTCGAGCAACTGTTGCTCGGATGCGGCGTTTTCAGCGTCCCGCTCGGTATCTTCATCCAATTCATCCCGAACGAGCTCGTGCTCGCTTACGGGGGCCACTTGATCGGTTCCCTTGATACGTCGTTCCTGTTCGTCTTCCTGCTTGCCTGGTCGGCGTTCGTTCTCAGTCAAGTCATCTTATATTGGATTGGTCGCTACGGGGGCCGTCCCGTCGCCCTTCGGCTCTACAAGTCATTTCGCATCAGTGAGGCGCAGCAACGCCGGGCTGAAGTCTGGTTCGAGACGTATGGTGCCTGGATTGTCTGTCTGAGCGTCATTTGGCGCCAACTGTTCGCTGTCAGCGCCGGGGTCATGCGCTTATCGTTCCGGAAGTTTTTGACGGTCACCGTCGTCATCTTCGCCGTCTGGTCATTCGTGTTCGTCAAGCTCGGGATGATGCTCGGCAGTAATTGGCGTCACATCGGGGAAGTCACGCACGGGTTCATGCCATATGTCGGCATCGGTATCGGACTGTTCTTCCTCGTCCGCTACGTCCGCGCGAATCCGCGTCTATTTAAAAAGTCAGCCTGA
- a CDS encoding NUDIX domain-containing protein, whose translation MFHRRKTYTIRPERLDEFTEFFHTYLYPIQVSHGARLVGRWVTEDKSEVMALWEYRDREHYEQVERDYRSSGLRREAMKKRARLGKDLYIKSSEEFMMPTGHYTPPRTIVSVTAYVTNEAGEVLLVQNTHRSDTYEMPGGQVEEHESIVDAVHREVKEETGVDIEVEGITGIYQNVSSRVLCVTFRARYVSGDLQPQEGETQEVGFFKVDASNVGDYIKRDHFQMRLVDAIDPTYMPHAIYKVRPYELLERVERHHTV comes from the coding sequence ATGTTCCATCGTCGAAAAACGTACACCATCCGTCCTGAACGCTTAGATGAATTCACCGAGTTTTTCCATACATACCTGTATCCGATTCAGGTATCGCACGGCGCCCGTCTCGTCGGTCGTTGGGTGACCGAAGACAAGAGCGAGGTCATGGCCCTCTGGGAATACCGTGACCGCGAGCACTACGAACAAGTCGAACGCGATTACCGCTCGAGCGGCCTACGTCGCGAGGCGATGAAAAAACGGGCCCGTCTCGGAAAAGATTTATATATCAAGTCGAGCGAGGAGTTCATGATGCCGACCGGTCACTATACGCCGCCGCGCACCATCGTCTCCGTGACCGCTTACGTCACGAATGAGGCCGGCGAAGTGTTGCTCGTTCAGAACACGCACCGGAGCGACACGTACGAGATGCCGGGCGGTCAAGTCGAGGAGCATGAGTCGATCGTCGACGCCGTGCACCGCGAAGTGAAAGAAGAAACCGGTGTTGATATTGAAGTCGAAGGCATCACCGGCATCTATCAAAACGTGTCCTCCCGCGTGCTCTGCGTCACATTCCGCGCCCGCTACGTCTCGGGCGACCTGCAACCGCAGGAAGGTGAGACGCAAGAAGTCGGCTTCTTCAAGGTAGACGCCTCGAACGTCGGCGACTATATCAAACGCGATCACTTCCAGATGCGGCTCGTTGATGCAATCGACCCGACGTATATGCCGCATGCCATCTATAAAGTACGCCCTTACGAGCTGCTCGAACGTGTCGAGCGCCATCATACCGTTTGA
- a CDS encoding hemolysin family protein: MECEVNVDPVPSSSLILYAVLIILSAFFSSAETALSSVNRVRMIRMSEDGDKGAKRVLHLVDRFDDTLSTILVGNNIVNIGAATVSTAIATSIYSGGTGLVISTFATTVVILIFGEILPKSLAKEFAEKYSLLISGILLFLVKVLKPVTMIFTGLKKLVLRMIGMNDKEPSVTEEELKVLVDMGEEEGVLGETEAELVHSAFAFNDITVDDVLTPRIDILAVDIDDTLEEIKDTIFSGGHSRLPVYKDSIDNVIGVLSERDFLRSMMRDEVTDVRSLIRPLTYVSPQTKLIELLPVLQQKQSHMAVVLDEFGGTAGLITLEDMLEELVGDIWDEHDESIVYLRRLRDGVYECMADMDVDEFADEMGIKEPEVDANTMGGWIVELLGDIPEKGARVTYDDMTFTVLHVEKRRIRKLLVETGQSEPAEQA, encoded by the coding sequence ATGGAGTGTGAAGTAAACGTGGACCCTGTGCCCTCGTCTAGTTTAATTCTTTATGCAGTTTTAATTATATTGTCAGCTTTCTTCTCTTCAGCCGAGACCGCGCTCTCAAGTGTGAACCGTGTCCGGATGATTCGTATGTCGGAGGATGGGGATAAGGGCGCCAAACGCGTCCTCCACCTCGTCGACCGGTTCGACGACACGCTCTCGACAATCCTCGTCGGGAACAACATCGTCAACATCGGTGCTGCGACAGTATCGACGGCTATCGCCACGAGTATTTACTCGGGCGGGACTGGTCTCGTCATCTCGACGTTCGCGACGACCGTCGTCATCTTGATTTTCGGTGAGATTTTACCGAAGTCGCTCGCGAAAGAGTTCGCGGAGAAGTATTCGCTTCTCATCAGCGGAATCTTGTTGTTCCTCGTCAAAGTCTTGAAACCGGTGACGATGATCTTTACCGGTTTGAAGAAGTTGGTGCTCCGTATGATCGGGATGAACGACAAAGAACCGTCGGTGACCGAAGAAGAGTTGAAAGTGCTCGTCGACATGGGAGAAGAAGAAGGGGTGCTCGGCGAGACCGAAGCGGAACTCGTGCATAGCGCCTTCGCCTTCAACGACATCACCGTCGACGATGTGTTGACGCCGCGGATCGACATCCTCGCCGTCGACATCGACGATACGCTTGAAGAAATCAAAGACACGATCTTTAGCGGTGGACATTCTCGTCTGCCGGTGTATAAAGACTCGATCGACAACGTCATCGGGGTGTTGTCAGAGCGTGATTTCCTTCGTTCGATGATGCGTGATGAAGTGACGGACGTTCGTTCGCTCATTCGTCCGCTCACGTACGTATCGCCGCAGACAAAATTGATTGAGCTGCTTCCTGTGCTCCAGCAAAAACAATCGCACATGGCCGTCGTCCTCGACGAATTCGGAGGGACGGCTGGCCTGATCACACTCGAAGATATGCTCGAGGAGCTCGTCGGAGACATTTGGGACGAGCACGACGAATCGATCGTCTATTTGAGACGACTTCGTGACGGGGTCTATGAGTGTATGGCCGACATGGATGTCGATGAGTTCGCTGATGAGATGGGAATTAAAGAACCCGAAGTAGATGCCAACACGATGGGTGGTTGGATCGTCGAACTATTAGGAGACATTCCAGAGAAAGGTGCGCGTGTCACGTATGATGACATGACGTTCACCGTTCTCCACGTCGAAAAACGTCGGATTCGCAAATTGCTCGTCGAGACGGGTCAATCCGAACCGGCTGAACAAGCATAA
- the obgE gene encoding GTPase ObgE, translated as MFVDQVNIFVKAGDGGKGMVAFRREKYVPDGGPAGGDGGHGGDVVFEVEEGLRTLVDFRFSKKFIAHDGEKGMSKGMHGRKAKPLVVKVPPGTIVFDASTDTVIADLTEHGQRATIAKGGRGGRGNCRFATPANPAPEIAENGEPGQERELRLELKLLADVGLVGFPSVGKSTLLSVVSSARPKIGAYHFTTITPNLGVVKTADDRDFVMADLPGLIEGASQGVGLGHQFLRHIERTKVIVHMIDMSGMEGRDPFEDYTTINRELESYNLRLLERPQIVVANKMDMPDAPELLEEFQKKIGDDVKVFPISALAKEGLRNLLIEVANLVDSTPEFPLEELEEKTATPRVVYRYEKEEKGYQIHVDEYERFVITGPRIEKLFKMTNFDHDESIKRFARQMRQMGVDDDLRKLGAEDGSVVAILDFEFEFVE; from the coding sequence ATGTTTGTCGATCAGGTTAATATTTTTGTGAAAGCTGGAGACGGCGGTAAAGGGATGGTTGCGTTCCGCCGCGAGAAGTATGTTCCAGACGGTGGACCAGCAGGAGGAGACGGCGGTCACGGTGGTGACGTCGTATTCGAAGTAGAAGAAGGATTGCGCACGCTCGTAGATTTCCGCTTCTCGAAAAAGTTTATCGCCCATGATGGTGAAAAAGGGATGTCGAAAGGCATGCACGGACGAAAAGCGAAGCCGCTCGTCGTCAAAGTCCCACCAGGCACAATCGTGTTCGATGCATCGACCGATACGGTCATCGCCGACCTTACCGAGCACGGCCAACGGGCCACGATCGCCAAAGGCGGACGTGGTGGCCGCGGGAACTGTCGTTTCGCGACGCCAGCCAACCCGGCACCAGAGATCGCCGAGAACGGAGAGCCAGGTCAAGAGCGAGAATTGCGTCTTGAGTTGAAATTGCTCGCTGACGTCGGTCTCGTCGGATTCCCGTCAGTCGGGAAATCGACACTCTTGTCAGTCGTCTCGTCGGCACGTCCGAAAATCGGCGCGTACCACTTCACGACAATCACACCTAACCTCGGTGTCGTCAAGACGGCGGACGACCGTGACTTCGTCATGGCCGACTTGCCAGGACTCATCGAAGGGGCGAGCCAAGGCGTCGGTCTCGGTCACCAATTCTTACGTCACATCGAACGGACGAAAGTCATCGTCCATATGATCGATATGAGCGGCATGGAAGGGCGCGACCCGTTCGAAGACTACACGACGATAAACCGCGAGCTCGAGTCGTATAACTTACGCCTCCTCGAGCGTCCGCAAATCGTTGTCGCCAACAAGATGGATATGCCGGATGCGCCGGAATTACTTGAAGAGTTCCAGAAGAAAATCGGAGACGACGTCAAAGTCTTCCCGATCTCGGCACTCGCCAAAGAAGGACTTCGCAACCTGCTCATCGAAGTAGCTAATCTCGTGGACTCGACACCTGAGTTCCCACTCGAAGAGCTCGAAGAGAAGACGGCTACACCACGTGTCGTTTATCGTTACGAGAAGGAAGAGAAAGGGTATCAGATTCATGTCGATGAATACGAACGCTTCGTGATCACGGGGCCGCGCATCGAGAAGCTCTTCAAGATGACGAACTTCGATCACGATGAGTCGATCAAACGCTTCGCGCGTCAAATGCGTCAAATGGGCGTCGATGACGACCTTCGCAAGTTGGGTGCCGAAGACGGCAGCGTCGTCGCCATCCTAGACTTTGAATTCGAATTTGTCGAATAA
- a CDS encoding Spo0B domain-containing protein, protein MNSQAALKLLSTVRHEWMNRLQMISLYAALEPDRLEELYERYRQHADEESALIRLDLPTTSLVIMQANWEGRLTYKVSADRVSLDDARVADKLVRLLSGTDGPIHVTFTDGLMVRVFGHVPDDVFTSDEVYEQTVECSTFVIKEGN, encoded by the coding sequence ATGAACTCACAGGCAGCACTGAAACTATTATCGACCGTCCGTCACGAATGGATGAATCGGCTTCAGATGATCTCCTTGTACGCGGCGCTCGAGCCTGATAGACTCGAGGAGCTGTACGAGCGATATCGTCAGCACGCCGACGAGGAGAGTGCGCTCATTCGCTTGGATTTGCCGACGACGAGTCTCGTCATCATGCAAGCGAACTGGGAAGGGCGGTTGACCTATAAGGTATCAGCCGACCGCGTGTCGCTCGACGACGCGCGCGTGGCGGACAAGCTTGTCCGTCTTCTGTCAGGAACGGATGGACCGATTCATGTGACGTTCACGGACGGACTGATGGTCCGAGTCTTCGGTCATGTGCCGGACGACGTGTTCACGTCAGACGAAGTGTACGAGCAGACAGTAGAATGTTCTACGTTCGTTATAAAGGAGGGGAATTAA
- the rpmA gene encoding 50S ribosomal protein L27, which produces MLQLNLQFFASKKGVGSTKNGRDSISKRLGAKRADGQTVSAGSILYRQRGTKIHPGENVGRGGDDTLFAKVDGVVRFERLGRDKKQVSVYPVA; this is translated from the coding sequence ATGTTACAATTGAACCTTCAGTTCTTCGCATCGAAAAAGGGAGTAGGATCGACTAAAAACGGTCGTGACTCGATTTCGAAACGCCTCGGCGCTAAACGCGCTGACGGACAAACGGTTTCAGCTGGATCGATTCTCTACCGTCAACGCGGTACGAAAATTCACCCAGGTGAAAACGTAGGCCGTGGTGGCGACGACACATTGTTTGCTAAAGTTGACGGCGTAGTACGCTTCGAGCGTCTTGGTCGCGACAAGAAACAAGTGAGCGTTTACCCAGTTGCGTAA